A segment of the Lelliottia amnigena genome:
TGCGATGACCAACCACTGGGTCGACATCAAAAACGCCAACCTCATCGTCGTGATGGGTGGGAACGCGGCAGAAGCGCATCCGGTGGGATTCCGCTGGGCGATGGAAGCCAAAATCCATAATGGCGCGAAACTGATTGTGATCGATCCCCGCTTCACGCGAACTGCGTCAGTGGCGGATTTCTACACCCCTATTCGATCGGGTACTGACATTACTTTCCTGTCGGGCGTTTTGCTGTATCTGCTCACCAACGAAAAATATAACCGTGAATACGCCGAAGCCTACACCAACGCCAGCCTGATCGTGCGTGAGGACTATGGCTTTGAAGATGGCCTGTTCAGCGGTTACGACGCCGAAAAACGCAAGTACGACAAAACCAGCTGGAACTACGAGCTGGACGAGAACGGCTTTGCGAAACGCGACACCACGCTGACGCATCCACGCTGTGTATGGAATCTGCTGAAAGAGCACGTTTCCCGTTACACGCCAGATGTGGTCGAAAACATCTGCGGCACGCCAAAAGCGGATTTCCTGAAAGTGTGCGAATACATTGCGGAAACCAGCGCCAAAGACAAAACGGCGTCGTTCCTGTATGCGCTCGGCTGGACGCAACACTCCGTCGGGGCACAGAACATCCGCACCATGGCGATGATTCAGCTGCTGCTCGGCAACATGGGGATGGCAGGCGGTGGCGTCAACGCCCTGCGCGGTCACTCCAATATTCAGGGGCTCACCGACCTTGGTCTGCTGTCACAAAGCCTGACGGGCTATATGACGCTGCCAAGCGAGAAGCAGACCGACCTCCAGACCTATCTGACTGCCAACACGCCGAAACCGCTGCTGGAAGGCCAGGTCAACTACTGGGGCAACTACCCGAAATTCTTCGTCTCAATGATGAAGGCCTTCTACGGCGACAAAGCGACGGCTGAGAACAGCTGGGGCTTTGACTGGTTGCCGAAGTGGGACAAAGGGTACGACGTGCTGCAGTACTTCGAGATGATGCACCAGGGCAAAGTGAACGGCTATCTGTGCCAGGGCTTTAACCCGGTCGCCTCGTTCCCGAACAAAAACAAGGTAGTGGAATCACTGTCCAAGCTGAAATTCCTGGTCACCATTGATCCGCTCAATACCGAGACCGCGACTTTCTGGCAGAATCACGGTGAATCGAACGACGTAGATCCGTCGAAGATTCAGACCGAAGTGTTCCGTCTGCCATCGACCTGCTTCGCCGAAGAGAACGGTTCGATCGTCAACTCCGGCCGCTGGCTACAGTGGCACTGGAAAGGCGCGGACGCCCCGGGCATCGCCATGAACGACGGCGAGATCCTGGCCGGTATCTTCATGCGCCTGCGTAAGATGTATGCGACCGAAGGCGGCGCCAATCCGGAACCGGTTCTGAACATGACCTGGAACTATTCGACGCCAGAAAATCCAGCGCCAGAAGAAGTGGCGATGGAGAGCAACGGTAAAGCATTGGCGGATATTATCGATCCGGCCACCGGCACCGTGCTGGCGAAGAAAGGTGAACAGCTGAGCACCTTTGCGCACCTGCGCGATGACGGCTCGACCTCCAGCGGTTGCTGGATCTTCGCCGGTAGCTGGACGCCGAAAGGCAACCAGATGGCTAACCGCGATAACGCCGATCCGTCAGGTCTTGGCAATACGCTGGGCTGGGCGTGGGCGTGGCCGCTGAACCGTCGAATTTTGTATAACCGCGCATCCGCCGATCCGCAGGGCAATCCGTGGGACCCGAAACGCCAACTCCTGAAATGGGACGGCGCGAAATGGGGTGGCGTCGATATTCCGGACTACAGCGCCGCCGCACCGGGCAGCGACGTGGGACCGTTTATCATGCAGCCTGAAGGGATGGGCCGCCTGTTTGCTATCGATAAGATGGCGGAAGGACCGTTCCCGGAACACTACGAGCCGTTTGAGACGCCGCTGGGCACTAACCCGCTGCACCCAAATGTTATCTCTAACCCGGCCGCCCGTATCTTTAAAGGCGATCTGGAAGCGCTGGGTAAAAAAGATAAATTCCCGTATGTCGGCACCACTTACCGCCTGACCGAGCACTTCCACTACTGGACCAAGCACGCGCTGCTTAATGCCATCGCGCAGCCAGAACAGTTTGTGGAGATCGGTGAGAAGCTGGCGAATAAGCTCGGCATCGCGCACGGCGACACGGTGAAAGTCTCGTCTAACCGTGGCTATATCAAAGCCAAGGCGGTGGTGACTAAACGTATTCGCACGCTGAATGTTCACGGCCAGCAGGTGGATACCATTGGTATTCCGATTCACTGGGGTTACGAAGGTGTGGCGAAGAAAGGCTTTATTGCCAACACCCTGACGCCGTTTGTCGGTGATGCAAATACGCAGACGCCGGAGTTTAAGGCTTTCCTCGTGAATGTGGAAAAGGTGTAAGGAAGACGACTTATGGCTTATCAATCGCAAGACATTATTCGTCGTTCCGCGACTAACGGTTTCACGCCCGCGCCTCAGGCGCGGGACCACCAGCAGGAAGTGGCGAAGCTTATTGACGTCACCACCTGTATCGGCTGTAAGGCCTGTCAGGTGGCGTGTTCCGAGTGGAACGATATCCGTGACGAAGTGGGACATAACGTCGGGGTGTACGATAACCCCGCCGATTTGACCGCGAAATCCTGGACGGTGATGCGTTTTTCGGAAGTGGAACAGAACGACAAACTGGAATGGCTGATCCGCAAAGACGGCTGTATGCACTGTGCCGATCCGGGCTGCCTGAAGGCGTGTCCGTCGGAAGGGGCTATCATTCAGTATGCCAACGGCATCGTCGATTTTCAGTCCGAGCAGTGCATTGGCTGCGGCTATTGCATCGCAGGCTGTCCGTTCGACGTCCCGCGCATGAACCCGGAAGACAACCGCGTCTACAAATGTACGCTGTGCGTTGACCGCGTGAATGTCGGCCAGGAGCCGGCCTGCGTGAAAACCTGTCCGACGGGCGCTATCCACTTTGGCTCAAAAGAGGATATGAAAACGCTGGCGGGCGAGCGCGTCTCCGAGCTGAAAACCCGTGGATATGACAACGCAGGTCTGTACGATCCGGCGGGT
Coding sequences within it:
- the fdoH gene encoding formate dehydrogenase subunit beta; the protein is MAYQSQDIIRRSATNGFTPAPQARDHQQEVAKLIDVTTCIGCKACQVACSEWNDIRDEVGHNVGVYDNPADLTAKSWTVMRFSEVEQNDKLEWLIRKDGCMHCADPGCLKACPSEGAIIQYANGIVDFQSEQCIGCGYCIAGCPFDVPRMNPEDNRVYKCTLCVDRVNVGQEPACVKTCPTGAIHFGSKEDMKTLAGERVSELKTRGYDNAGLYDPAGVGGTHVMYVLHHADKPNLYHGLPENPEISATVKFWKGIWKPLAAVGFAATFAASIFHYVGVGPNRADDEEDNLHEEKDTPRDDREEERK